A segment of the Candidatus Neomarinimicrobiota bacterium genome:
GAAGTTTTCAAAACTGATGCTGTCCGCACCTACAGTGCTGGGCCGGTAGCCGCTTTGATTGGTTCCCAAAAGTTAGCTCAAGGGCTTGGTTATAAAAATGTTATTGCCTGCGATGTTGGTGGTACGAGTTTTGATATTGGTTTGGTAGTGGGGCAAAGTGTGCGCAACTATGATTTCCGCCCTATTTTGGATCGTTGGATGGTTGGTATTTCTATGCTGCAAACTATGTCTATCGGCGCCGGCGGCGGTTCGATTGCCTCAGTTAATAAATTGCTTGGTAACCGGGTCGAAGTCGGGCCACAAAGTGCCGGATCATATCCTGGGCCGGCCTGCTACGATCAAGGCGGTGAGGAGCCAACAGTAACAGATGCCGACCTAGTGTTGGGCTATATTGATGAAGATTATTATTTTGGTGGGAAAATGCTCCTGAATAAAGCAAAAGCTGAAGAGGTCATCAAAGTAAAAATTGCTGATCCCCTTGGAGTATCTGTAGAAGATGCTGCTATATTGATCCGTAAGATTGTGGACGGAAACATGGGCACCGCTATCCGTAAGGAAATACATTTGCGCGGCTATGACCCTAAGGATTTTGTTCTTTTTGCCATTGGCGGCGGTGGCCCAACGCATGTGGCAGGATATATGGGCGACATTCCATCCGCGGTAGTTTTCCCATACTCACCAGTTTTTTCAGCACATGGTTCTTCAGTGATGGACGTAATTCATATCTATGAGAATTCCCGACGCTATATGCTGATGGAACCCGGAACCCGGAACTTCAACACGAATTATGAAGATTTCAACAATGTAGTGGATTCACTCATTGAGCGAGCAAAAAAAGAACTTACCGGGGAAGGGATGCCTGTGGATGATGCAGTATTTCAATTAGAATTAGATATGCTTTATGGTGGGCAGGTACATCGGAAACGCTCTAATTCTCCCGTATTGGGTGTGAAATCAGAGACAGACATGGAGGCCATTTACAACGAGTTTGAACAAGAATTTAGTGAATCCTTTAGTCCGCTTGTATGTCATCCGGATGGTGGGGTTTATGTTGAGAGCTTTGTTCTCACAGCTTCCATTCCCGCAGAAGAGCCCCTTATTCCGAATTATCCTGTTGCTGGTCCGGACCCATCGGAAGCCCTGAAAACAAAACGTCCGTGCTATTGGGGCAACGGAGGGTTCGAGGAAAGCAATGTTTACGATCTTTTAAAACTCAAAGCGGGTAATAAAATCGCCGGGCCTTCTGTTTTGGAATCGGAGTATACTACATTAGTAGTACCACCAGATTTCGTCTGCAGTGTTGATGAACATTTGTTTGTCCAGATCGAACGAGCCTAACACCTAACAAGGAGAAATAAAAATGGCCATTCCTACAGCCGAAGAAAAATTAGCAATGATTAAAGTGGTTCCCCCAAATGAGGACGAACTGCGTTGCGTTGATACGCTGGGACCAGGGGATTACGAGGTCGGTTTTGAGCGCACCAACAACATTTTAGATGAGGCGATGGAAATCTTTGTTCGCTCTTCGCGTAGCATGATGGGAATTGCGGGGGACTCCATGGTTGCTATTTTTACTGCCAATGGCGACTTGGCGAATGCCAGTTGCGGAACGTATCTACATGCCATCATTCAGCCTATACTGATCAAGTTTATTCTTAATTCGTACCAGGACAATCCAGGCATAAAAGAGGGTGATATTTGGTTTACCAATGATGCCCTATACGGGGGCATTCACAATCCGGACGAAGTAGTACTGATGCCGGTCTTTTATGAAGGAGAACTGATTGCCTGGACCGGAGCTGCTGTTCATACCACGGAAACAGGCGCAAGTGAACCTGGCGGAATGCCCATCAACGCAACATCTCGCTTTATGGAAGGCCTTAACTGTCCTCCAACAAAAATCGGGGAAAACTATGTAATTCGTGAAGATTTTGTAGAAACAATTAGTGCCTTTGGTATTCGGGCACCGCAAATGCTGGTAGTTGATTTGAAAGCCCGTGCAACTTCCACAGATCGTTCACGAAAACGAATCGTTGAACTTGCCGAGGAACGGGGGCGCGATTATGTGGTTGGCCTGTTCCGAAAAATGCTAATAGTGGCTGAAGAGGGTGCACGTAAGAGAATCAGCAGTTGGGCGGACGGGAAATACACTTGCGTTAATTTTGGAGACGGCGTTGGTTTTGAGGTTGGCTTGGTACGGAACAGTTATATGACTTTGGAAAAAAAAGGTGATTCGCTGACAATGGATTTTAGTGGTACATCTCCGGAAAATCCCTATTCCTACAATGCGCATGTACAAGCAGCAGTCGGACACGTTGCGAATTACGTTTATGAATATGTATTCCATGATCTGCCGATTAGCAGTGCTACTTTTTCGCCCATTGATTTTGTTTTTCCTCCCGGTAGTTGCCTCAATCCTGATGTGCGTGCAGCAACCAGTTGTTCTGTAATGATTGCCACTGGAATCATGAGTGGGGTGCATAATGTTTTTGGCAAGATGATGTTTAGTACAGACAACATGTGGAGGCAGGCTTCAGCTTCTCAGGGGAATGCTGGAAATGCAATGGTAGTCGCCGGACTTTCACAGTGGAACCTTCCTTTTGCAGATATGCTGGCATACTCCCTAAACAGTGAAGGGCAAGGAGGAAGACCGGAAATGGACGGTGTGAATGCTTTTGGTTTCCCTTGGTGTGTTTATGGACGCACACCAGATATCGAAGAAATGGAAAACGAATTCCCATTGTTTATCCCACTTTCCAATCACTGGAAAGATTCTTGCGGACATGGAAAATACCGAGGAGGAGTGGGAACTGTCCAGATCTGGGTGGCTCACCACGTACCATATTTATTCTTTATGGCTATCTCCGATAACAGTAAAATTCAAACCCCACAACCCTTATTTGGCGGATATGCACCCTGCACAGTTCCTGGTATTAGCATCTCTAATGCTGACCTTATGGAACAGTTGAAAGAAGGCAATGGTT
Coding sequences within it:
- a CDS encoding hydantoinase/oxoprolinase family protein, yielding MNTIDIDVGGTFTDMVLNYNGKTIFKKTPTTPHDLSACFLNVIEEGGKELEMAPEELLPDVGLVRYSTTVAMNRLIERKGPRLGLITTEGHEDSILIGKGAQWVDGTRVSERRNLAPQNKPEPLITRELIVGVKERVDSFGQVVRPLDEKDVRQKVRYLVDLGVRGFVVSLLWSPANPEHEQRIKQIIRDEYKEYTLGYMPVVLASDVIGRSGEYQRSMTAILDAYLFRAMQMELAAMWDRLRDYQYKGPFMMVHNSGGMAEVFKTDAVRTYSAGPVAALIGSQKLAQGLGYKNVIACDVGGTSFDIGLVVGQSVRNYDFRPILDRWMVGISMLQTMSIGAGGGSIASVNKLLGNRVEVGPQSAGSYPGPACYDQGGEEPTVTDADLVLGYIDEDYYFGGKMLLNKAKAEEVIKVKIADPLGVSVEDAAILIRKIVDGNMGTAIRKEIHLRGYDPKDFVLFAIGGGGPTHVAGYMGDIPSAVVFPYSPVFSAHGSSVMDVIHIYENSRRYMLMEPGTRNFNTNYEDFNNVVDSLIERAKKELTGEGMPVDDAVFQLELDMLYGGQVHRKRSNSPVLGVKSETDMEAIYNEFEQEFSESFSPLVCHPDGGVYVESFVLTASIPAEEPLIPNYPVAGPDPSEALKTKRPCYWGNGGFEESNVYDLLKLKAGNKIAGPSVLESEYTTLVVPPDFVCSVDEHLFVQIERA
- a CDS encoding hydantoinase B/oxoprolinase family protein, giving the protein MAIPTAEEKLAMIKVVPPNEDELRCVDTLGPGDYEVGFERTNNILDEAMEIFVRSSRSMMGIAGDSMVAIFTANGDLANASCGTYLHAIIQPILIKFILNSYQDNPGIKEGDIWFTNDALYGGIHNPDEVVLMPVFYEGELIAWTGAAVHTTETGASEPGGMPINATSRFMEGLNCPPTKIGENYVIREDFVETISAFGIRAPQMLVVDLKARATSTDRSRKRIVELAEERGRDYVVGLFRKMLIVAEEGARKRISSWADGKYTCVNFGDGVGFEVGLVRNSYMTLEKKGDSLTMDFSGTSPENPYSYNAHVQAAVGHVANYVYEYVFHDLPISSATFSPIDFVFPPGSCLNPDVRAATSCSVMIATGIMSGVHNVFGKMMFSTDNMWRQASASQGNAGNAMVVAGLSQWNLPFADMLAYSLNSEGQGGRPEMDGVNAFGFPWCVYGRTPDIEEMENEFPLFIPLSNHWKDSCGHGKYRGGVGTVQIWVAHHVPYLFFMAISDNSKIQTPQPLFGGYAPCTVPGISISNADLMEQLKEGNGFSLELFPMLKEKSIGGDWQNEFFGRSTRPVNQNDVITFGFATGGAGYGDPLERDPELVIQDIKDQIISDWSAQNVYKAQYNPETMKLDQEGTETNRQEERQARIKQAKPYDEFETDWLSQKMDESLLKFYGTWPDAEIIEPPFRP